From the Alloalcanivorax dieselolei B5 genome, one window contains:
- a CDS encoding peptidoglycan DD-metalloendopeptidase family protein, with protein MTESTATTRTSRPPLLRAMVPALAAAIALASWWWAPSGDAALMTDRALLGLIEDSDLYAVDVDPAPTVWEHYTIAQGDSLANLWTNQWQLPEAALYTLLNDPRSADILRQVSPGQHLEWRADGEGRLLALRLWTDPSKGWEWNLRSGQLHRTALTYERNLHQVAVRGEIRTSLSAALAEMPSLGGRAQAIAAEMGELLPLASKARKGDRFSLLVDLEYIDDAEGAYAARLAGFDYEGEQISVRAARFDDDRFYTPEGKSLLPGFRRTPFNSEYRISSPFNLHRHHPITGRVTPHLGTDFAMPVGTRVLAPAKGVVRTVSYHPLAGRFVVIDHGQGYQTRYLHLQKAQVRPGQEVKPGDVIALSGNTGRSTGSHLHYELRLNGRPLNPMTASLPSRERLQADELRRFQNQYAAYFDLHEQENATAVAGNGNRRDNAG; from the coding sequence ATGACGGAATCCACCGCCACAACACGGACCTCAAGACCGCCCCTGCTGCGCGCCATGGTGCCCGCTCTGGCGGCCGCCATTGCGTTGGCGTCCTGGTGGTGGGCGCCTTCCGGCGACGCCGCCTTGATGACCGACCGCGCTCTGCTGGGGTTGATCGAGGACTCCGACCTTTATGCCGTCGATGTGGACCCGGCCCCCACGGTATGGGAGCACTACACCATCGCCCAGGGGGACTCCCTGGCCAATCTCTGGACCAACCAGTGGCAATTGCCGGAAGCTGCCCTCTACACCTTGCTCAATGATCCCAGGAGCGCGGACATTCTGCGGCAGGTCAGTCCCGGTCAGCATCTGGAATGGCGCGCCGATGGTGAAGGCCGCCTGCTGGCATTGAGATTGTGGACGGACCCTTCCAAAGGGTGGGAATGGAATCTGCGGAGTGGCCAGTTGCACCGAACGGCGCTGACCTACGAGCGGAATCTGCACCAGGTGGCGGTGCGTGGCGAGATCCGTACCTCCCTGTCCGCCGCGCTGGCGGAGATGCCATCCCTGGGCGGCCGTGCCCAGGCCATCGCCGCCGAGATGGGGGAATTGCTGCCTTTGGCCAGCAAGGCCCGCAAGGGCGACCGGTTTTCCCTGTTGGTGGACCTGGAGTATATCGACGACGCTGAAGGGGCCTACGCGGCCCGGTTGGCGGGGTTTGATTACGAGGGGGAGCAGATCTCGGTGCGTGCCGCCCGCTTCGACGATGACCGTTTTTATACGCCGGAAGGCAAGAGTCTGCTGCCGGGCTTCCGCCGGACCCCCTTCAACAGTGAGTACCGCATCAGTTCACCGTTCAATCTGCATCGCCATCACCCCATCACCGGGCGCGTGACGCCCCATTTGGGAACGGATTTCGCCATGCCGGTGGGTACCAGGGTGCTGGCGCCGGCCAAGGGCGTGGTGCGCACGGTGTCCTACCATCCGTTGGCGGGGCGCTTCGTGGTGATCGATCACGGCCAGGGCTATCAGACTCGCTACCTGCACTTGCAAAAGGCGCAAGTGCGGCCCGGGCAGGAAGTAAAGCCGGGCGATGTCATCGCGCTGAGCGGCAATACCGGCCGCAGCACCGGCTCCCACCTGCACTACGAGCTGCGTCTCAACGGCCGCCCGCTGAACCCGATGACCGCTTCATTGCCGTCCCGCGAACGGCTGCAAGCGGATGAATTGCGCCGCTTCCAGAACCAGTACGCGGCCTATTTCGACCTGCACGAGCAGGAGAATGCCACCGCCGTGGCGGGTAACGGCAACCGCCGCGATAACGCCGGCTGA
- a CDS encoding sigma-70 family RNA polymerase sigma factor, translating into MSPPSNQSIETVYRDHHRWLQAWLRGRLGCSSQAADIAQDTFVRLLTRQRDGHDRDVREPRAYLRVIAGGLVTDYFRRRSLENAYLETLAALPEPSVISPEEREILLETLHRIDAMLDRMPAGVRQAFILSQLEGLGYRRIAERMGLSERTIKRYMRQAFGQCLALML; encoded by the coding sequence ATGTCGCCTCCGTCGAACCAATCCATTGAAACGGTCTACCGGGACCACCACAGGTGGCTGCAAGCTTGGCTTCGCGGCCGGCTCGGCTGTTCCTCCCAGGCCGCTGATATAGCCCAGGACACCTTTGTCCGCCTGCTGACCCGGCAACGTGACGGCCACGACCGGGATGTGCGCGAGCCACGGGCTTATTTGCGCGTTATCGCCGGTGGTCTGGTGACGGATTACTTCCGTCGACGCTCTCTGGAGAACGCCTACCTGGAAACACTTGCCGCTTTGCCGGAGCCATCGGTCATCTCGCCGGAAGAACGGGAGATCCTTCTCGAAACCCTGCATCGAATCGATGCCATGCTGGATCGCATGCCCGCCGGGGTCCGTCAGGCTTTCATTCTTTCTCAACTGGAGGGCCTTGGCTATCGCCGGATCGCCGAACGCATGGGGCTGTCGGAACGCACCATCAAACGCTATATGCGTCAGGCGTTTGGCCAATGTCTGGCGCTGATGCTGTGA
- a CDS encoding FecR domain-containing protein, whose translation MSGADAVNTVDSASRRQVIEEAADWLVRLDKGELSAGERERLEAWCARSPLHRQAWQAAMELKGLVAAVPDGVGTPVLGRERVDRRTVFKSLMAVMVAGGGGWAAWRRLPWSVWTAEYRTAAGEQRDIALPDGGRMYLNTDSAVDVVFDERQRRLLLRRGEVLIETAPDTTMPGRPFLVETSQGEVQALGTRFTVRELDMAPAGATRVRVLEQAVAITPSGGGSPMQLAAGEEVTFTRGHWFPVSSAATADPAWRKGRILAQGQRLGDFIRELARYRPGVLRCDPAVADLRLSGVFQLGDTDQVLDLIGETLPVTVSSITPYWVMIGPVH comes from the coding sequence ATGTCTGGCGCTGATGCTGTGAATACCGTGGATTCCGCCTCTCGTCGCCAGGTCATCGAGGAAGCCGCGGATTGGCTGGTGAGGCTGGATAAGGGTGAACTCAGTGCCGGGGAAAGAGAGCGTCTGGAAGCCTGGTGCGCGCGGAGCCCTCTGCATCGACAGGCGTGGCAGGCGGCGATGGAACTGAAGGGGTTGGTGGCGGCGGTTCCCGATGGCGTCGGCACCCCCGTGCTCGGTCGTGAGCGGGTTGATCGTCGCACTGTGTTCAAGTCGCTGATGGCGGTGATGGTGGCCGGCGGGGGCGGTTGGGCGGCCTGGCGGCGGTTACCCTGGTCGGTCTGGACGGCGGAGTATCGGACCGCGGCGGGGGAGCAGCGTGATATAGCGCTGCCCGACGGCGGCAGGATGTATCTGAACACCGACAGCGCCGTGGATGTGGTGTTTGATGAGCGGCAGCGGCGATTGTTGCTGCGCCGTGGCGAAGTGCTGATTGAGACGGCGCCGGATACGACGATGCCGGGGCGTCCCTTTCTGGTGGAGACCTCGCAAGGGGAGGTCCAGGCCCTGGGGACACGATTCACGGTGCGTGAGCTGGACATGGCACCGGCTGGCGCCACGCGGGTCAGGGTGCTGGAACAGGCGGTGGCGATCACCCCCTCGGGGGGCGGGTCACCGATGCAACTGGCGGCTGGTGAGGAGGTGACCTTCACGCGCGGGCACTGGTTTCCGGTCTCCTCGGCCGCCACCGCCGATCCGGCCTGGCGCAAAGGGCGGATCCTGGCGCAGGGGCAGCGGTTGGGGGATTTCATTCGGGAATTGGCACGCTATCGTCCCGGCGTGCTGCGTTGTGATCCGGCTGTGGCGGACCTGCGATTGTCCGGCGTATTCCAGCTTGGTGATACCGATCAGGTGCTGGATCTGATCGGCGAAACTCTGCCGGTGACGGTGTCCAGCATCACGCCGTATTGGGTCATGATCGGCCCCGTACACTGA